The sequence TATGGAAGAACGGATGACCATCTGTAATATGTCGATCGAAGGTGGTGCTCGCTGTGGATACATCAACCCAGATCAGGTGACGATCGCTTACCTCAAGGGACGTGAATTTGCGCCTACAGGTGCTGCTTGGGATCAGGCTGTGAGCTGGTGGCTGAGCATTGCCAGCGATCCGGATGCTATTTACGACGATGTGGTGGTCATCGATGCGGCTGATATTGCACCTACAGTCACGTGGGGCATCACGCCTGGTCAGGGCATTGGCGTGGATGAGGTCATACCCACCCTAGAGATGTTGCCAGAAGAAGAACGAGCCTTGGCAATGGAAGCATACCAGTATATGGACTTGACTCCCGGTACTCCCATTAAGGGCACTCCTGTGGATGTGTGTTTTATTGGCAGTTGCACTAATGGCCGCATCAGTGATTTGCGAGAAGCTGCCAAAGTAGCCCAAGGGCGGAAAGTTGTCGATGGCATCAAAGCCTTTGTGGTACCCGGTTCAGAGCAGGTGAAGCAGCAGGCAGAAGCCGAAGGACTTCATGAGATCTTCCTAGCAGCAGGGTTTGAATGGCGCGAACCTGGTTGTTCTATGTGTTTGGCAATGAATCCTGATAAGTTGCAAGGACGACAAATTAGTGCATCGTCTTCTAACCGCAATTTCAAAGGCCGACAAGGCTCTGCATCGGGACGAACCCTGTTGATGAGTCCAGCCATGGTGGCCGCAGCAGCGGTGACAGGTCAAGTTTCTGATGTGCGATCGCTGGTTAGCTGACCGTCTTGTGGCAAGATTAAGGGTGACGTTCTCAATCAAGCAGGTCATGGGTTACCAGCAACTGATTCAAACCCTGAAAGCCAGCCTTCTGGTGATTGTTTTCCTATTGCTTGGCATCGGTCGGGCACCACTAGCTTGGGCAGCATTACCCGCTGGCAATGCAATTACCGACGGCAAGGCAATTTTACGATATGCGCTGCCAATCGATAATCGCACAGTGCGCGACTTGCAGGCCAGTTTAGAAGACATTGCTGTGCAACTACGGGGCAAACGCTGGAACCCCATTAGCAAAGATGTGAGCAAAGCAGCATCTATCATCCGCGATAAACAAGATAAGCTGCTGGCTAGCATTCCTGCCGATCGCCAAGCATCAGCCCAGGCCCTGATTGCTGACTTGCAAGCCGAAATTGCTAACCTGCAAGCAGCGGTAGAGTCTAAGCAGAAGGAGTCAGTGTGGATTGCGCGGAGTAAGGCACTAGATCTGGTGGGACAACTAGAGGAACTCATGGTAACGACGTTTCCCTTTGAGGTGCCCGCAGCCTACAGCAACTTACCCCAACTGCGAGGACGAGCAACCGTGGTGATGAACACTAACAAAGGCCAAATGACAATCGTAGTCGATGGTTATAGTGCTCCGGTTACCGCTGGTAACTTCGTTGATCTCGTCCAGCGAGGTTTTTATGATGGCTTACCCTTCATCCGGGCAGAAGAATCCTATGTACTGCAAACAGGGGATCCTGATGGCCCAGAGGTTGGATTTGTGGATCCTAAAACAGGCAAATACCGAGCTATTCCCCTAGAAATTTTGGTGGATGGTGATCAAGCTCCTACCTACGGCATTACCCTAGAGGATGCAGGTCGCTATCAAGATATGCCAGTGTTGCCCTTTTCTGCTTACGGTGCCCTGGCGCTAGCACGTCCCAGCGACGACCCCAACGGCGGCTCATCCCAGTTCTTTTTCTTCCTGTTTGAGCCAGAACTGACTCCAGCCGGACGCAATCTATTGGATGGACGCTATGCCATCTTTGGTTACGTCACTGAGGGCAAGGAAGTGTTAGAGCAGCTTAAGCAGGGAGACATTATAGAAACGGCGCGAGTGGTCAGCGGCTTAGAAAATCTAGTTCAGCCGTCTTAAAGGGATGATGTATCTAGGCAGGATTGGAGCTAGATTCACGTAGTGCTCCGCTAGGGAAGGATGAGGCGGGTGCCTCTGGAGCGATCGTTGCCAAGATGTCTTGACGGAGGCGATTAAGGGTAGTGTCTGGGTTTAGTTGGTGCAGCAGCTCATGCAGCACAGTGTCAGCTCCTTGAGGCCCCCAGGTACAGCCCTGCTCTAGGTAGCGCTTAGTGGCTTGTCCCACCCGATAGGCCCCCCACCCAGCCAGGCTAGCTTGGGCGATCGCAGTGCCTGCGTAGGCGGCAATGCCAGCAGCACTATCCAACGCTGTGCCCACAGCAGCAGCACTCTTACCCATCCCTAGCAACAATCCGCTGCCCAATTCGCTGAG comes from Cyanobacteriota bacterium and encodes:
- the leuC gene encoding 3-isopropylmalate dehydratase large subunit, which codes for MSKGTLFDKVWDAHTVGILPSGQTQLFIGLHLIHEVTSPQAFAMIRERGLAVMFPQRTIATVDHIIPTEKRDRPLLDPLAEEMMQSLEQSCREHGITFYNVGSGKQGIVHVIAPELGLTQPGMTVACGDSHTSTHGAFGAIAFGIGTSQVRDVLASQTLALNKLKVRRIEVNGNLKPGVYAKDVILHIIRKLGVKGGVGYAYEYAGSTIEQMNMEERMTICNMSIEGGARCGYINPDQVTIAYLKGREFAPTGAAWDQAVSWWLSIASDPDAIYDDVVVIDAADIAPTVTWGITPGQGIGVDEVIPTLEMLPEEERALAMEAYQYMDLTPGTPIKGTPVDVCFIGSCTNGRISDLREAAKVAQGRKVVDGIKAFVVPGSEQVKQQAEAEGLHEIFLAAGFEWREPGCSMCLAMNPDKLQGRQISASSSNRNFKGRQGSASGRTLLMSPAMVAAAAVTGQVSDVRSLVS
- a CDS encoding peptidylprolyl isomerase, with protein sequence MGYQQLIQTLKASLLVIVFLLLGIGRAPLAWAALPAGNAITDGKAILRYALPIDNRTVRDLQASLEDIAVQLRGKRWNPISKDVSKAASIIRDKQDKLLASIPADRQASAQALIADLQAEIANLQAAVESKQKESVWIARSKALDLVGQLEELMVTTFPFEVPAAYSNLPQLRGRATVVMNTNKGQMTIVVDGYSAPVTAGNFVDLVQRGFYDGLPFIRAEESYVLQTGDPDGPEVGFVDPKTGKYRAIPLEILVDGDQAPTYGITLEDAGRYQDMPVLPFSAYGALALARPSDDPNGGSSQFFFFLFEPELTPAGRNLLDGRYAIFGYVTEGKEVLEQLKQGDIIETARVVSGLENLVQPS